The following proteins come from a genomic window of Cronobacter muytjensii ATCC 51329:
- the cysB gene encoding HTH-type transcriptional regulator CysB gives MKLQQLRYIVEVVNHNLNVSSTAEGLYTSQPGISKQVRMLEDELGIQIFARSGKHLTQVTPAGQEIIRIAREVLSKVDAIKSVAGEHTWPDKGSLYVATTHTQARYALPGVIKGFIERYPRVSLHMHQGSPTQIAEAVSKGNADFAIATEALHLYDDLVMLPCYHWNRSIVVTPDHPLASKESVNIEELAQYPLVTYTFGFTGRSELDTAFNRAGLTPRIVFTATDADVIKTYVRLGLGVGVIASMAVDPVSDPDLVRLDAHDIFSHSTTKIGFRRSTFLRSYMYDFIQRFAPHLTRDVVDAAVALRSNEDIEAMFKDIKLPAK, from the coding sequence ATGAAACTACAGCAGTTGCGCTATATCGTTGAGGTGGTGAACCATAACCTGAATGTTTCTTCCACAGCGGAAGGGCTTTATACGTCCCAGCCTGGCATCAGTAAGCAGGTGCGTATGCTGGAAGATGAGCTGGGGATTCAGATTTTCGCCCGTAGCGGCAAACATCTGACGCAGGTGACGCCGGCAGGTCAGGAGATTATACGTATCGCCCGCGAGGTGCTTTCTAAAGTGGACGCCATTAAATCCGTGGCAGGGGAACATACCTGGCCGGATAAAGGCTCGCTCTACGTTGCTACAACGCACACGCAGGCGCGTTACGCGCTCCCAGGCGTAATTAAAGGGTTTATTGAGCGTTACCCGCGCGTCTCGCTGCATATGCATCAGGGCTCGCCAACGCAGATTGCTGAGGCCGTCTCCAAAGGCAACGCCGATTTTGCTATCGCCACTGAAGCGCTGCATCTCTATGACGATCTGGTGATGCTGCCGTGCTATCACTGGAACCGCTCTATCGTCGTGACGCCCGATCATCCGCTTGCGTCTAAAGAGAGCGTGAATATTGAGGAGCTGGCGCAATATCCGCTGGTGACTTACACCTTTGGCTTTACGGGCCGTTCTGAACTCGACACCGCTTTTAACCGCGCGGGGCTGACGCCACGCATTGTATTCACGGCTACCGATGCAGATGTGATTAAAACCTATGTGCGGCTAGGCTTAGGGGTGGGAGTGATTGCCAGCATGGCGGTGGATCCGGTCTCTGATCCGGACCTGGTGCGCCTCGACGCTCACGATATTTTCAGCCACAGCACCACGAAAATCGGTTTTCGCCGCAGTACGTTTTTGCGCAGCTACATGTATGATTTTATTCAGCGTTTCGCGCCGCATCTGACACGTGATGTGGTCGATGCTGCCGTGGCCTTGCGCTCGAATGAAGATATTGAAGCAATGTTTAAAGATATCAAATTACCCGCCAAATAA
- a CDS encoding YmiA family putative membrane protein, giving the protein MPSESDESQRDPDLKRKAWLAVFGISTLFWIGIALLVWTFWG; this is encoded by the coding sequence ATGCCATCTGAAAGCGACGAATCGCAAAGAGATCCTGATCTTAAGCGTAAAGCGTGGCTGGCGGTGTTCGGCATCTCAACCCTGTTCTGGATTGGGATTGCGCTTCTGGTATGGACGTTTTGGGGTTAA
- the ymiC gene encoding small membrane protein YmiC: protein MNNQLTLKYWSWIGAFTVSSLFWCQLVWMLAH, encoded by the coding sequence ATGAATAATCAGCTCACGCTCAAATACTGGTCATGGATTGGCGCATTTACAGTTTCCTCCTTGTTCTGGTGTCAGCTTGTCTGGATGCTTGCTCACTGA
- the acnA gene encoding aconitate hydratase AcnA — MSSTLREASKDTLQAQDKTYHYYSLPKAARELGDIARLPKSLKVLLENLLRWQDGETVTLEDIQALAGWLEHAHADREIAYRPARVLMQDFTGVPAVVDLAAMREAVKRLGGDVSKVNPLSPVDLVIDHSVTVDHFGDDNAFEENVRLEMERNHERYAFLRWGQQAFSRFSVVPPGTGICHQVNLEYLGKAVWSELQDGAMVAYPDTLVGTDSHTTMINGLGVLGWGVGGIEAEAAMLGQPVSMLIPDVVGFRLTGKLSEGITATDLVLTVTQMLRKHGVVGKFVEFFGDGLDSLPLADRATIANMAPEYGATCGFFPIDDVTLGYLRLSGRSEEQVALVEAYAKAQGMWRNPGDEPVFTSTLELDMGTVEASIAGPKRPQDRVSLGDVPAAFAASTELEVNSPKKDLHLIGYTLNGHQYELPDGAVVIAAITSCTNTSNPSVLMAAGLLAKKAVKLGLKRQPWVKASLAPGSKVVSDYLAHAKLTPWLDELGFNLVGYGCTTCIGNSGPLPEPIEQAIKKGDLTVGAVLSGNRNFEGRIHPLVKTNWLASPPLVVAYALAGNMNINLATDPIGHDRKGDPVYLKDIWPTGQEIAQAVQEVSTDMFRKEYAEVFEGTEEWRSIQVEASDTYDWQNDSTYIRLSPFFDEMLAEPAPVQDIHGARILAMLGDSVTTDHISPAGSIKADSPAGRYLQSHGVERADFNSYGSRRGNHEVMMRGTFANIRIRNEMVPGVEGGMTRLIPGNEVMSIYDAAMRYQQQGTPLAVIAGKEYGSGSSRDWAAKGPRLLGVRVVIAESFERIHRSNLIGMGILPLEFPQDVTRKTLGLTGDETLDIGDLQSLTPGATVPVTLTRADGSREVLECRCRIDTGNEMTYYRNDGILHYVIRNMLR, encoded by the coding sequence ATGTCGTCGACCCTACGCGAAGCCAGCAAGGACACTTTACAGGCGCAGGATAAAACCTATCACTATTACAGCCTGCCGAAAGCCGCCCGGGAGCTGGGCGATATCGCGCGGTTACCTAAATCACTGAAAGTTTTACTGGAGAACCTGCTGCGCTGGCAGGACGGCGAGACCGTGACGCTGGAAGATATTCAGGCGCTCGCGGGCTGGCTTGAACATGCGCATGCCGATCGCGAGATCGCGTACCGCCCGGCGCGTGTTTTAATGCAGGACTTTACCGGCGTGCCGGCGGTGGTGGATCTCGCTGCCATGCGCGAGGCGGTGAAGCGTCTTGGCGGTGACGTCTCGAAAGTAAATCCGCTTTCGCCGGTCGATCTGGTTATCGACCACTCGGTGACGGTTGACCATTTCGGCGACGATAACGCGTTCGAAGAGAACGTACGTCTTGAAATGGAGCGCAACCACGAACGTTACGCGTTCCTGCGCTGGGGCCAACAGGCGTTCAGCCGCTTCAGCGTCGTGCCGCCGGGAACCGGTATCTGTCATCAGGTCAACCTTGAATATCTCGGTAAAGCCGTCTGGAGCGAATTACAGGATGGCGCGATGGTCGCGTACCCGGACACGCTCGTCGGCACGGATTCCCACACGACGATGATCAACGGCCTGGGTGTGCTTGGCTGGGGCGTCGGCGGTATCGAGGCCGAAGCCGCGATGCTCGGCCAGCCAGTCTCAATGCTTATTCCGGATGTCGTGGGTTTTCGCCTGACCGGTAAACTGAGCGAAGGCATCACCGCCACCGACCTGGTACTGACCGTCACCCAGATGCTGCGTAAGCATGGCGTGGTCGGCAAATTCGTGGAATTTTTCGGTGACGGCCTCGATTCGCTGCCGCTGGCCGACCGCGCGACAATCGCTAACATGGCGCCGGAATATGGCGCAACCTGCGGCTTTTTCCCGATTGACGACGTTACGCTTGGCTATCTGCGCCTGAGCGGGCGCAGCGAAGAGCAGGTGGCGCTGGTGGAGGCCTATGCCAAAGCTCAGGGTATGTGGCGTAACCCTGGCGATGAGCCGGTGTTCACCAGTACGCTGGAGCTCGACATGGGCACCGTTGAAGCCAGCATCGCAGGCCCGAAACGCCCGCAGGATCGCGTGAGCCTTGGCGATGTGCCTGCGGCCTTTGCCGCGAGCACCGAGCTTGAAGTGAACTCGCCGAAAAAAGATCTGCACTTAATTGGCTATACGCTGAACGGGCATCAGTATGAGCTGCCGGACGGTGCGGTGGTTATTGCCGCTATCACTTCGTGTACCAATACCTCAAACCCCAGCGTGTTGATGGCTGCGGGTTTGCTGGCAAAAAAGGCAGTTAAACTCGGTCTTAAACGCCAGCCGTGGGTGAAGGCGTCGCTGGCGCCGGGCTCGAAAGTGGTCTCCGATTATCTGGCGCATGCGAAGCTCACTCCGTGGCTTGATGAGCTTGGCTTTAACCTGGTCGGCTACGGCTGTACCACCTGTATCGGTAACTCCGGGCCGCTGCCGGAGCCCATTGAGCAGGCAATCAAGAAAGGCGATTTGACCGTCGGCGCGGTGCTTTCGGGCAACCGTAACTTTGAAGGCCGCATTCATCCGCTGGTTAAAACCAACTGGCTGGCATCGCCACCGCTGGTGGTGGCGTATGCGCTGGCGGGGAATATGAACATTAACCTTGCGACTGATCCGATTGGTCACGACCGTAAAGGCGACCCGGTTTACCTGAAAGACATCTGGCCGACAGGTCAGGAGATCGCGCAGGCCGTGCAGGAAGTTTCCACGGATATGTTCCGCAAAGAGTACGCGGAAGTGTTTGAAGGTACGGAAGAGTGGCGTTCTATTCAGGTCGAGGCGTCAGACACCTATGACTGGCAGAACGACTCAACCTATATTCGTCTCTCACCGTTTTTTGATGAAATGCTCGCCGAACCGGCGCCAGTACAGGACATCCACGGCGCGCGCATTCTCGCGATGCTGGGCGACTCCGTGACCACTGACCATATCTCGCCTGCGGGCAGCATCAAGGCGGACAGCCCTGCGGGACGCTATTTGCAAAGCCACGGCGTAGAGCGTGCGGATTTCAACTCCTACGGCTCGCGGCGCGGCAACCACGAAGTCATGATGCGCGGCACGTTTGCCAATATCCGTATTCGCAATGAAATGGTGCCAGGCGTGGAAGGCGGGATGACGCGGCTTATCCCCGGTAACGAGGTGATGTCAATTTATGACGCCGCCATGCGTTATCAGCAGCAGGGCACGCCGCTTGCGGTGATCGCCGGTAAAGAATATGGCTCCGGCTCAAGCCGCGACTGGGCGGCTAAAGGCCCACGTCTGCTTGGCGTACGTGTGGTGATCGCCGAGTCGTTTGAGCGTATTCACCGTTCCAACCTGATTGGGATGGGCATTCTGCCGCTGGAATTCCCACAGGATGTGACGCGCAAAACGCTGGGGCTGACAGGCGATGAGACGCTGGATATTGGCGATCTGCAGTCGCTCACGCCGGGCGCTACCGTGCCGGTCACGCTGACCCGCGCCGACGGTAGCCGCGAGGTGCTGGAATGTCGCTGTCGTATTGATACGGGTAATGAGATGACCTATTACCGCAACGACGGCATTTTACATTACGTTATTCGTAACATGCTGCGCTAA
- the ribA gene encoding GTP cyclohydrolase II has product MQLKRVAEAKLPTPWGDFLMVGFEELATGQDHAALVFGDISGAEPVLARVHSECLTGDALFSLRCDCGFQLEAALSHIAEAGRGVLLYHRQEGRNIGLLNKIRAYALQDQGYDTVEANHQLGFAADERDFTLCADMFKLLGVDEVRLLTNNPRKVEILTEAGINIVERVPLIVGRNPKNAHYLDTKAAKMGHLLSGQ; this is encoded by the coding sequence ATGCAGCTTAAACGTGTGGCAGAAGCCAAACTGCCAACCCCCTGGGGCGATTTCCTGATGGTGGGTTTTGAAGAACTGGCAACCGGACAGGATCACGCGGCCCTGGTTTTCGGCGATATTTCCGGCGCCGAGCCGGTGCTCGCCCGCGTGCATTCAGAGTGTCTGACCGGCGATGCGCTGTTCAGCCTGCGCTGCGACTGCGGTTTTCAGCTTGAAGCGGCGCTGTCGCATATCGCCGAAGCCGGACGCGGCGTGTTGCTCTATCATCGCCAGGAGGGCCGTAACATCGGTCTGCTAAATAAAATTCGCGCCTATGCATTGCAGGATCAGGGCTACGACACGGTCGAAGCGAACCATCAGCTCGGTTTTGCCGCCGACGAGCGCGATTTCACGCTGTGCGCAGATATGTTTAAGCTGCTGGGCGTCGATGAAGTGCGCCTGCTGACCAATAACCCGCGTAAAGTCGAGATCCTCACCGAGGCGGGCATTAATATCGTGGAGCGCGTACCGCTGATTGTCGGGCGCAACCCGAAGAACGCGCACTATCTCGATACCAAAGCCGCCAAGATGGGACATCTGCTCTCCGGTCAGTAA
- the pgpB gene encoding phosphatidylglycerophosphatase B — protein MLAIAKRTAVGAALLLIMPLAVWVSGWQWEPGGGSLWLKMLFWVTETVTQPWGIITHVLLCGWFLWCLRFRLRPALMLFAILGIVIMAGQWSKSLIKEKVQEPRPFVIWLEKNRNIPVDEFYNLKRKARGELVKAQLQNETDIPGWLRKHWQKETGFAFPSGHTMFAASWAMLGFGLLWPRRRTWTLAVLTVWAIGVMGSRMLLGMHWPRDLVVATLLSWILVTIAAWLAQRLCGPLTPPVEEKVEIARRDTEK, from the coding sequence ATGCTGGCAATTGCAAAACGTACCGCGGTCGGCGCCGCCCTGCTACTCATTATGCCGCTGGCCGTCTGGGTTTCAGGCTGGCAGTGGGAGCCAGGCGGCGGCTCGCTATGGCTTAAAATGCTGTTTTGGGTGACAGAAACGGTTACCCAGCCCTGGGGCATTATTACCCACGTTTTGCTGTGCGGCTGGTTTTTGTGGTGCCTGCGCTTTCGTCTGCGTCCGGCGCTGATGCTGTTTGCTATCTTGGGTATCGTCATTATGGCGGGGCAGTGGTCTAAGTCGCTGATTAAAGAAAAGGTTCAGGAGCCGCGGCCTTTCGTCATCTGGCTTGAAAAAAACCGTAACATCCCGGTCGACGAGTTCTACAATTTAAAGCGCAAGGCGCGGGGCGAGCTGGTCAAAGCGCAGCTTCAGAACGAAACCGATATTCCGGGCTGGCTTCGTAAGCACTGGCAGAAAGAGACCGGTTTCGCGTTTCCTTCCGGCCATACGATGTTTGCCGCGAGCTGGGCGATGCTTGGCTTCGGGTTACTCTGGCCTCGTCGGCGTACCTGGACGCTGGCTGTCCTTACGGTATGGGCTATCGGCGTCATGGGCAGCCGGATGCTGCTGGGTATGCACTGGCCGCGCGATCTGGTCGTCGCGACGTTGCTCTCCTGGATACTGGTCACTATTGCCGCCTGGCTTGCGCAGCGCCTCTGCGGCCCGCTGACGCCGCCAGTGGAAGAGAAGGTGGAAATCGCGCGGCGCGATACAGAAAAGTGA
- a CDS encoding LapA family protein, translating into MKYLIIFLLVLAIFVVSVTLGAQNDQQVTFNFLLAQGDYRISTLLATLFGAGFIIGWIICGLFWLRVRLQLARAERKVKRLEQQLTPAEPVSASAAAPAVKD; encoded by the coding sequence GTGAAATATCTGATTATTTTTTTACTGGTATTAGCCATTTTCGTCGTTTCTGTCACGCTGGGCGCGCAAAACGATCAACAGGTCACATTTAATTTCCTGCTGGCGCAGGGCGACTATCGTATCTCTACGCTGCTGGCGACGCTGTTCGGCGCAGGCTTTATTATCGGCTGGATAATCTGCGGGCTGTTCTGGCTACGCGTTCGTCTGCAACTGGCGCGCGCCGAACGTAAAGTAAAACGCCTTGAGCAGCAGCTGACGCCTGCAGAGCCGGTCTCTGCCAGCGCCGCCGCGCCTGCTGTTAAGGATTAA
- the lapB gene encoding lipopolysaccharide assembly protein LapB translates to MLELLFLLLPVAAAYGWYMGRRSAQQDKEQEANRLSRDYVAGVNFLLSNQQDKAVDLFLEMLKEDTGTVEAHLTLGNLFRSRGEVDRAIRIHQSLMESASLTYDQRLLAVQQLGRDYMAAGLYDRAEDMFNQLVDETDFRIGALQQLLQIYQATSDWQKAIDVAERLVKLGKEQQRVEIAHFYCELALQAMSNEDMDRAMSLLKKGAAADRNSARVSIMMGRIFMARGDYARAVEMLEKVIGQDRELVSETLEMLQVCYQQLDKPDEWAEFLKRCVEENTGAEAELMLAQVLEQREGADNAQVYITRQLQRHPTMRVFHRLMDYHLHEAEEGRAKESLMVLRDMVGEQVRTKPRYRCQKCGFTAFTLYWHCPSCRAWSTIKPIRGLDGQ, encoded by the coding sequence ATGCTGGAGTTGTTGTTTCTGCTGTTGCCTGTCGCCGCTGCGTATGGCTGGTATATGGGCCGCAGAAGTGCGCAACAGGATAAAGAGCAGGAAGCGAACCGCCTCTCGCGCGATTACGTCGCGGGTGTGAACTTTCTGCTCTCCAATCAGCAGGACAAAGCGGTGGATCTGTTCCTTGAGATGCTCAAGGAAGATACCGGCACCGTTGAAGCCCATCTGACGCTGGGGAACCTTTTCCGCTCGCGCGGCGAGGTGGACCGGGCCATCCGTATTCACCAGTCTCTGATGGAAAGCGCCTCGCTGACCTACGACCAGCGCCTGCTGGCGGTGCAGCAGCTTGGCCGCGACTACATGGCCGCCGGTCTCTACGATCGCGCCGAAGACATGTTCAATCAGCTTGTAGACGAAACCGATTTTCGCATCGGCGCGCTCCAGCAACTACTGCAAATCTATCAGGCTACCAGTGACTGGCAGAAAGCCATTGATGTCGCCGAACGGCTGGTGAAACTCGGTAAAGAGCAGCAGCGCGTCGAAATAGCGCACTTTTACTGCGAGCTGGCGCTGCAGGCAATGAGCAACGAAGACATGGATCGCGCCATGTCGCTGCTGAAAAAGGGCGCGGCGGCGGACCGCAACAGCGCCCGCGTCTCGATTATGATGGGGCGTATTTTTATGGCCCGCGGCGATTACGCCCGCGCGGTGGAGATGCTTGAAAAGGTCATCGGACAGGACCGCGAGCTGGTGAGCGAAACGCTGGAAATGCTTCAGGTTTGCTATCAGCAGTTGGATAAACCGGACGAGTGGGCGGAATTCCTCAAACGTTGCGTGGAGGAAAACACCGGCGCGGAAGCCGAACTGATGCTGGCGCAGGTGCTGGAGCAGCGCGAAGGCGCAGACAACGCGCAGGTTTATATCACGCGGCAACTGCAACGCCACCCGACGATGCGCGTATTCCACAGGTTGATGGATTACCATCTCCACGAGGCGGAAGAAGGGCGCGCGAAAGAGAGCCTGATGGTGCTGCGCGACATGGTGGGCGAGCAGGTGCGCACTAAGCCGCGCTATCGCTGCCAGAAGTGCGGCTTCACAGCCTTCACCCTCTACTGGCACTGCCCGTCGTGCCGTGCCTGGTCTACAATTAAGCCTATCCGCGGTCTCGACGGCCAGTAA
- the pyrF gene encoding orotidine-5'-phosphate decarboxylase, translating to MTLIASSSHSVTHSPVVVALDYDNRDSALAFVDGIDPRDCRLKVGKEMFTLFGPQLVRDLIARGFDVFLDLKFHDIPNTTARAVAAAAELGVWMVNVHAGGGARMMTAAKEALASFGQDAPLLIAVTVLTSMEADDLQGLGITLSPAEQAERLARLTQQCGLDGVVCSAHEAVRFKAAFGQDFKLVTPGIRPAGSDAGDQRRIMTPAEAQQAGVDYMVIGRPITRAANPSQALRDILASLKQEG from the coding sequence ATGACGTTAATTGCATCCTCCTCTCATTCTGTTACCCATTCCCCCGTGGTTGTTGCGCTCGATTATGACAACCGCGACAGTGCGCTGGCCTTTGTGGATGGCATCGATCCGCGTGACTGCCGCCTGAAAGTTGGCAAAGAGATGTTTACGCTGTTCGGGCCGCAGCTGGTACGCGATCTTATTGCGCGCGGCTTTGATGTCTTTCTTGATCTGAAATTTCACGATATCCCAAACACCACCGCGCGTGCCGTTGCGGCGGCGGCGGAGCTCGGCGTCTGGATGGTGAACGTCCACGCGGGCGGCGGCGCGCGCATGATGACGGCGGCGAAAGAGGCGCTGGCCTCGTTCGGTCAGGACGCGCCGCTGCTGATTGCCGTCACCGTCTTAACCAGCATGGAAGCCGACGATTTGCAGGGGCTTGGCATTACGCTTAGTCCGGCAGAGCAGGCGGAGCGACTGGCCCGCCTTACGCAGCAGTGCGGTCTCGACGGCGTGGTCTGTTCCGCACATGAGGCGGTGCGTTTTAAAGCCGCGTTTGGCCAGGATTTTAAGCTGGTGACGCCCGGTATTCGCCCGGCGGGCAGCGACGCGGGCGATCAGCGTCGCATCATGACCCCTGCCGAAGCGCAGCAGGCGGGCGTCGACTATATGGTTATCGGACGTCCCATCACTCGCGCGGCTAACCCGTCGCAGGCGCTGCGCGATATTCTGGCGTCTCTGAAGCAGGAGGGATAA
- the yciH gene encoding stress response translation initiation inhibitor YciH codes for MNDNNSRLVYSTETGRIEEPKAAPARPKGDGVVRIQRQTSGRKGKGVCLITGIDADDAALNTLAAELKKKCGCGGSVKDGVIEIQGDKRELIKSLLEAKGMKVKLAGG; via the coding sequence ATGAACGATAATAATAGCCGCCTGGTATACTCCACCGAAACGGGGCGCATCGAGGAGCCGAAAGCCGCGCCTGCGCGCCCAAAAGGGGACGGTGTGGTGCGTATCCAGCGCCAGACCAGCGGACGCAAAGGGAAGGGCGTGTGCCTTATCACGGGCATTGACGCTGACGACGCTGCGCTCAATACGCTCGCTGCCGAACTGAAGAAAAAATGCGGCTGTGGCGGCTCAGTCAAAGATGGCGTAATCGAAATCCAGGGCGACAAACGGGAATTAATTAAAAGCCTGCTTGAGGCGAAAGGAATGAAAGTTAAACTGGCGGGCGGCTAA
- the osmB gene encoding osmotically-inducible lipoprotein OsmB, producing MSLNYKKVAAAVLAVTLATSLSACSHWSKRDRNTAIGAGAGAIGGSVLTDGSALGTLGGAAVGGIIGHQVD from the coding sequence ATGTCATTAAATTACAAAAAAGTGGCCGCGGCAGTGCTGGCCGTTACTCTGGCAACCTCTCTGAGCGCATGCTCTCACTGGTCCAAACGTGACCGCAACACCGCTATCGGCGCGGGTGCAGGTGCAATCGGCGGCTCCGTGCTGACCGACGGCAGCGCGCTTGGCACCCTCGGCGGCGCAGCAGTCGGCGGTATTATCGGTCACCAGGTTGATTAA
- the yciT gene encoding DNA-binding transcriptional regulator YciT, with the protein MNSRQQIILQMVIDHGRMSVADLAKTTGVSEVTIRQDLNLLEKQSYLRRTHGFAVPLDSDDVETRMMNNFALKRRLADFACSLVNDGETVFIENGSTNALLARALAEQKRITLITVSSFIAHLLKETSCEIILLGGIYQKKSETMVGPLTRQYIQQVHFSKAFIGIDGWSPDTGFTGRDMMRADVVNAVLEKGSEAIILTDSSKFGAVHPYTLGPTSRFSRVITDDGLKETARDALSAAGLALDILSPFPA; encoded by the coding sequence ATGAACTCCCGACAACAAATCATTTTACAGATGGTGATTGACCACGGTCGCATGAGCGTGGCGGATCTCGCGAAAACGACCGGCGTTTCTGAAGTCACCATTCGTCAGGATCTGAACCTTCTCGAAAAGCAGAGCTATCTGCGCCGCACCCATGGATTCGCCGTACCGCTCGACAGCGATGACGTTGAAACCCGCATGATGAACAATTTCGCGCTCAAGCGTCGTCTCGCCGATTTCGCCTGTTCGCTTGTGAATGACGGCGAAACGGTCTTTATCGAAAACGGCAGCACCAACGCCCTGCTGGCGCGCGCGCTGGCGGAGCAAAAGAGGATAACGCTGATTACCGTGAGCAGCTTTATTGCGCATCTGCTGAAAGAAACCTCGTGTGAAATTATCCTCCTCGGCGGCATCTATCAGAAGAAAAGCGAAACCATGGTCGGCCCGCTGACGCGCCAGTACATTCAGCAGGTGCATTTCAGCAAAGCGTTTATCGGCATTGACGGCTGGTCGCCCGACACAGGCTTTACCGGGCGCGATATGATGCGCGCGGATGTGGTCAACGCGGTGCTGGAGAAAGGCAGCGAGGCGATTATTCTTACCGACAGCAGTAAGTTCGGCGCGGTGCATCCATACACGCTTGGCCCGACGTCGCGCTTCAGCCGCGTTATTACCGATGACGGTCTTAAAGAGACCGCGCGCGACGCGCTTAGCGCGGCCGGCCTGGCGCTGGATATTCTTTCGCCCTTTCCTGCCTGA